A genomic window from Sulfurimonas hongkongensis includes:
- a CDS encoding ferredoxin-type protein NapF: MQRRELFSFLSSSIKGQERKTKEIILRPPYYEDLSLFHKECIECEAPCMAVCEEDIIKIASDKTPYLDFLESGCTYCDECATACPHEVLKLEFKKIIDADVIINKTKCISWEGVMCFSCKDPCLEDAIEFKAMFMPSIDMSKCTACGFCIGRCPTYAIEIESKKEKDVL, encoded by the coding sequence ATGCAAAGGAGAGAGCTTTTTAGCTTTCTCTCTTCATCCATAAAAGGACAAGAGAGAAAAACAAAAGAAATCATACTCAGACCTCCATACTACGAGGATTTATCTCTTTTTCATAAAGAGTGCATAGAGTGCGAGGCGCCCTGCATGGCTGTTTGTGAAGAAGACATTATAAAAATAGCAAGTGATAAAACTCCATATTTAGACTTTTTAGAAAGTGGTTGTACTTACTGCGATGAGTGTGCAACAGCTTGTCCGCATGAAGTCTTAAAACTAGAGTTCAAAAAAATAATAGATGCAGATGTTATAATAAACAAAACTAAATGTATTAGCTGGGAGGGGGTCATGTGTTTTTCATGTAAAGACCCTTGTTTAGAAGATGCTATAGAGTTTAAAGCCATGTTTATGCCAAGCATTGATATGAGCAAATGCACAGCTTGTGGATTTTGTATAGGCAGATGCCCAACTTACGCCATAGAGATAGAGTCAAAAAAGGAAAAAGATGTTTTATAA
- the napH gene encoding quinol dehydrogenase ferredoxin subunit NapH: MATLWNNYRYLILRRATQVGLLVLYFGANAWGWTILMGNLSSSKVLGVIPLSDPYAALQMLAAGAVLAADLLIGVAILTLFYFLIGGRAFCSWVCPVNIITDSANFLRRRLDFDRVQGIKQPASRNIRYWVLALSLIISVVMGVTAFEFLSPISMVHRGIVFGLGFGWAAMLIIFLFDLFVLKNGWCGHICPLGGFYSILGKFSLIRVHHTQENCTLCMKCKVVCPERQVLHMIGKESLPVLMGECTNCARCIEVCDDDALGFSIRNTLKNKKTGE, from the coding sequence ATGGCTACGCTATGGAATAATTATAGATACCTCATCTTAAGAAGAGCCACGCAAGTTGGTTTATTAGTTTTGTACTTTGGTGCAAATGCTTGGGGGTGGACTATCCTTATGGGGAACCTTAGTTCATCTAAAGTTTTAGGAGTCATTCCTTTGAGTGATCCATATGCGGCTCTTCAGATGTTAGCAGCTGGAGCAGTACTAGCAGCGGATTTGCTTATAGGGGTAGCAATTTTAACACTATTTTATTTTCTTATAGGCGGTCGAGCTTTTTGTAGCTGGGTTTGCCCCGTAAATATAATAACTGATAGTGCTAATTTTCTAAGAAGAAGACTAGATTTTGATCGTGTTCAGGGTATTAAACAACCAGCTTCTAGAAATATACGATATTGGGTATTGGCTCTTAGCCTTATCATTTCAGTGGTTATGGGTGTAACAGCCTTTGAGTTTTTATCGCCCATATCTATGGTTCATAGAGGTATTGTTTTTGGTTTAGGTTTTGGTTGGGCAGCAATGCTTATCATCTTTCTTTTTGATCTATTTGTCCTAAAAAATGGTTGGTGCGGACATATCTGCCCACTAGGTGGATTTTACTCCATCTTAGGAAAGTTTAGTCTTATTAGAGTACATCATACACAAGAAAACTGTACTCTATGTATGAAGTGTAAAGTTGTTTGTCCTGAGCGTCAAGTACTACATATGATAGGCAAAGAGAGTTTGCCAGTACTTATGGGAGAATGCACAAATTGTGCTAGATGCATAGAAGTGTGTGATGATGATGCTCTTGGATTTTCGATAAGAAATACATTAAAAAATAAAAAAACGGGAGAGTAA
- the napG gene encoding ferredoxin-type protein NapG, with amino-acid sequence MSENRPNIKKKRQPVSDRRKFILNMARGAGLAAMGGFIWSAYIDEVTASTLLLRPPGAIKEEDFLKTCIKCGLCVIACPYDTLMLAKPGDNKPLGTPYFIPRDIPCYMCPDIPCVPVCPTGALDEASVTTDGVLDINIAEMGLAVVDADSCIAFWGIQCDACYRACPILGEAITIEYEKNERTGKHAFMKPVVHSEACTGCGLCERACVTEKPAIFVLPRETAMGRAGDYYIKGWDKDDEKRLEDASEIKTTTEISNQSAMDSLNDAGDLY; translated from the coding sequence TTGAGCGAAAACAGACCTAACATTAAGAAGAAGAGACAACCAGTAAGTGATAGACGAAAATTTATCTTAAATATGGCTCGTGGCGCAGGACTTGCTGCCATGGGTGGATTTATATGGAGTGCATATATTGATGAAGTTACGGCTTCAACTCTACTACTTCGTCCACCTGGAGCCATAAAAGAAGAGGACTTTTTGAAGACTTGTATCAAGTGTGGGCTCTGCGTTATTGCATGTCCATATGATACTCTAATGCTTGCTAAGCCAGGAGATAACAAACCTTTAGGAACACCTTATTTTATACCTAGAGATATACCCTGTTATATGTGTCCAGATATTCCTTGTGTACCAGTATGTCCTACTGGTGCATTGGATGAAGCTAGTGTTACAACTGATGGCGTACTAGATATAAACATCGCAGAGATGGGATTAGCTGTGGTTGATGCCGATAGTTGTATAGCTTTTTGGGGAATACAATGTGATGCTTGTTATAGAGCTTGCCCTATTTTAGGCGAAGCTATAACTATTGAATATGAAAAAAATGAGAGAACAGGTAAACACGCTTTTATGAAACCTGTAGTACATAGTGAGGCTTGTACTGGATGTGGTCTTTGTGAGAGAGCTTGTGTAACTGAAAAACCAGCTATTTTTGTGTTGCCTCGCGAAACCGCAATGGGTAGAGCTGGAGACTACTATATCAAAGGTTGGGATAAAGATGATGAGAAGCGGCTCGAAGATGCTTCAGAGATCAAAACTACAACTGAGATTAGTAATCAGAGTGCAATGGACTCTCTAAATGATGCGGGGGATTTATACTAA
- a CDS encoding nitrate reductase cytochrome c-type subunit yields the protein MKLLSKVTVGLFTATLLFVGCGNDVKPTAQETVKPTISEESLGLRKTNLYAEGAETKGHKANYSTAPASTSTKIKRAFQDAPPMIPHDTEGMLPITINDNQCTGCHMPEVAESMGATPLPSSHFMNFRPDTGMTADGVMTKNGKILKNTTSETREDISIKSTGGHLAGARFNCSQCHAPQSGDDLAVKNTFEPEYTKQDGASASSWSGTKLMEGLDTVNGI from the coding sequence ATGAAATTATTAAGCAAAGTAACAGTTGGTTTATTTACAGCAACGCTTCTATTTGTTGGCTGTGGCAATGATGTTAAGCCGACAGCTCAAGAAACAGTTAAACCTACTATTTCAGAGGAGTCCTTAGGTCTTAGAAAGACCAATCTATATGCGGAGGGAGCTGAGACGAAAGGCCATAAGGCTAACTACTCAACAGCCCCAGCAAGTACTAGTACTAAAATCAAAAGAGCATTTCAAGATGCTCCACCAATGATTCCACATGATACTGAGGGAATGTTACCAATAACTATAAATGATAACCAATGTACAGGGTGTCATATGCCAGAAGTTGCTGAATCTATGGGAGCTACACCACTTCCGAGTTCACACTTTATGAACTTTAGACCAGATACGGGTATGACTGCTGATGGCGTTATGACTAAAAACGGTAAAATTCTTAAAAACACTACTAGTGAGACTAGAGAAGATATCTCTATAAAATCAACTGGAGGTCACCTAGCAGGTGCTAGATTTAACTGTTCACAGTGTCACGCTCCACAATCAGGAGATGATTTAGCAGTTAAAAATACTTTTGAGCCTGAGTACACAAAGCAAGATGGTGCAAGTGCATCTAGTTGGAGTGGAACAAAATTAATGGAGGGCTTAGATACTGTTAATGGTATCTAA